A single region of the Tachyglossus aculeatus isolate mTacAcu1 chromosome X1, mTacAcu1.pri, whole genome shotgun sequence genome encodes:
- the LOC119949813 gene encoding testis development-related protein: MNFMGIPPANDQLLQDEIESSGSTLATKVQGASFRGWKEVTSMFNKDDEQQLLERCKSPKFKGTSLRSKDDAKTEKRSGFWDSLVLKQTPLSKKPDEMEGWEPPPIPADDPSAAAAKTPTDRLSWPSWEEAAVKGSAKYTNLPSSANSSRWSIKSAGKLVSIRRQSKGNLTEHWEELE, encoded by the exons ATGAATTTCATGGGAATTCCACCTGCC AATGACCAGTTGCTTCAAGATGAAATTGAATCTTCTGGGTCTACACTTGCAACCAAG GTTCAGGGAGCAAGCTTCCGAGGTTGGAAAGAAGTGACCTCGATGTTCAATAAAGATGACGAACAACAATTACTTGAAAGGTGTAAATCTCCCAAATTTAAAGG GACGAGTTTGAGATCGAAAGACGACGCGAAGACGGAGAAGAGGTCTGGATTTTGGGACAGCCTGGTGTTGAAGCAGACCCCGCTGTCCAAGAAGCCGGATGAGATGGAAGGGTGGGagcccccccccatccccgcgGACGACCCCTCGGCGGCCGCGGCCAAGACGCCGACCGACCGCCTGTCCTGGCCCAGCTGGGAAGAGGCGGCCGTCAAGGGCTCCGCCAAGTACACCAACCTGCCCAGTTCGGCCAACAGCTCCAGGTGGAGCATTAAGTCAGCGGGGAAGTTGGTCAGTATCCGGCGCCAGAGCAAAGGGAACCtgactgagcactgggaagaacTAGAATGA